One genomic window of Chitinophagaceae bacterium includes the following:
- the rnr gene encoding ribonuclease R: MNPTAFNTFVFYTTMSTENKSTSKHARAEHALVNYFLQEQGRYVSFKQLKKKFSTRFHKDDLYKSVQSLMESGFLQQRGSQFRHAHAATSAANADSDKLMEGVIEITSAGHGYVVSPGSEQDIWVNRDNLNTAFNGDKVKVSLMKRNRKKPEGRVVEIMERARDSFIGVVEQIGERLFFIPELKNTDVDFIIPKDKSAAAKKGEKVLVKMTSWEAGTPHPLGEVIKVLGKVGENETEMQSILIESGFRLEFPDDVLKESENYPDIIPEDEIQRRKDFRDVITFTIDPEDAKDFDDAISYRELEEGLFEVGVHIADVTHYVKPGSALDHEAQLRTTSVYLVDRCVPMLPEKLSNGICSLTPENDKLCFAAVFVMDDKGDVKSEWFGKTVIHSKRRFSYEAAQEILEGKEDDLLGALMNLNAIAKQLRARRFKNGAINFDTIEVKFRLDDAANPVEVFVKERKDAHLLIEDFMLLANRKVAEFVGNRKGKEIPFVYRVHDLPDDEKLKNFAEFAQLFGYKLNFSTPKHTAHSFNKMMEKLKGKPEQYMLETLAIRTMAKAIYTTKNIGHYGLAFEFYTHFTSPIRRYPDMMSHRILEQVLNGQKVSGQQMEQICNHCSEMERNAADAERTSVKLKQVEFMDKRIGEVFDGFISGVTEWGIFVMTEGSYCEGLVRMDSIKSDFFVYDQKKHCAKGTRYGKKLQLGDKVHVKLLKTNLAKRMIDFLLVESDN; this comes from the coding sequence ATGAATCCAACCGCTTTCAATACCTTTGTATTTTATACTACTATGTCAACAGAAAACAAAAGCACATCCAAACACGCCCGTGCCGAACATGCGCTGGTGAATTATTTTTTACAGGAACAAGGACGATATGTATCGTTTAAACAGTTGAAAAAAAAATTTTCGACCCGCTTTCATAAGGATGACCTCTATAAGTCGGTTCAGTCATTAATGGAGTCCGGCTTTTTGCAACAGCGTGGAAGCCAGTTTCGGCATGCACATGCTGCAACATCTGCTGCAAACGCTGATTCCGATAAACTGATGGAAGGCGTAATAGAAATAACATCAGCCGGTCACGGATACGTGGTGTCACCAGGCAGCGAGCAGGATATCTGGGTAAACCGCGACAACCTGAATACCGCGTTTAATGGCGACAAAGTGAAAGTTTCGTTGATGAAGCGGAATCGAAAAAAACCTGAAGGTCGGGTGGTTGAAATAATGGAACGTGCTAGAGATTCTTTTATAGGTGTTGTGGAACAGATAGGAGAGCGATTGTTTTTTATTCCTGAGCTGAAGAATACTGATGTCGATTTCATTATTCCTAAAGATAAATCTGCTGCCGCCAAAAAAGGTGAAAAGGTGTTGGTAAAAATGACATCCTGGGAAGCAGGTACGCCGCATCCATTGGGAGAAGTGATCAAAGTACTGGGAAAAGTCGGGGAGAATGAAACGGAAATGCAGTCCATCCTGATTGAAAGTGGATTCCGGCTCGAATTTCCTGATGATGTACTGAAAGAATCAGAAAATTATCCTGATATAATCCCGGAAGATGAAATTCAACGCAGAAAGGATTTCAGGGATGTAATCACTTTTACAATTGACCCGGAGGATGCCAAAGATTTTGATGATGCAATTTCTTATCGGGAACTGGAGGAGGGATTATTTGAGGTGGGAGTTCATATTGCCGACGTTACACATTATGTAAAACCAGGATCTGCGCTTGATCATGAAGCGCAGTTGCGGACTACTTCTGTTTATCTCGTAGACCGTTGTGTACCTATGTTGCCTGAAAAATTATCGAATGGTATTTGTTCTCTCACGCCTGAAAATGACAAGCTGTGTTTTGCTGCTGTATTTGTGATGGATGATAAGGGAGATGTAAAAAGTGAATGGTTTGGAAAAACAGTGATTCATTCGAAGCGGAGGTTTTCCTATGAAGCAGCACAGGAAATATTGGAAGGAAAGGAAGATGATCTTTTAGGTGCGCTCATGAATCTGAATGCTATTGCGAAACAATTACGTGCAAGGCGATTTAAAAATGGCGCTATTAATTTTGATACTATCGAGGTAAAATTCCGGTTGGATGATGCAGCGAATCCGGTTGAAGTATTTGTAAAGGAGCGTAAGGATGCACACTTGCTGATTGAAGATTTTATGTTGCTGGCCAACAGGAAAGTGGCGGAATTTGTAGGCAATAGAAAAGGAAAGGAGATTCCGTTTGTTTACCGCGTTCATGATCTTCCTGACGATGAAAAACTGAAAAACTTTGCTGAGTTTGCGCAGCTTTTCGGATATAAATTAAATTTCAGCACTCCTAAACATACCGCTCATTCTTTCAATAAAATGATGGAAAAGCTGAAAGGAAAACCTGAACAGTATATGCTGGAAACATTGGCCATCAGAACGATGGCAAAGGCAATTTATACGACAAAAAATATAGGCCATTACGGATTAGCATTTGAATTCTATACGCATTTTACTTCACCAATTCGACGGTATCCTGATATGATGTCGCATAGAATTCTGGAGCAGGTGTTGAATGGTCAAAAAGTTTCAGGGCAGCAAATGGAACAAATATGTAATCACTGCTCTGAAATGGAACGCAATGCAGCAGATGCGGAACGAACGTCTGTCAAGTTAAAGCAGGTTGAATTCATGGACAAAAGAATAGGAGAGGTCTTTGACGGGTTTATTTCAGGCGTTACTGAGTGGGGCATTTTTGTGATGACCGAAGGTTCATATTGTGAAGGCCTGGTTAGAATGGATTCAATCAAAAGCGATTTTTTTGTGTACGATCAGAAGAAGCACTGCGCTAAGGGAACACGTTATGGAAAGAAGTTGCAACTGGGCGATAAGGTGCATGTGAAGTTGCTCAAAACAAACCTTGCAAAGAGAATGATTGATTTTTTATTGGTGGAAAGCGACAACTGA
- the secG gene encoding preprotein translocase subunit SecG has translation MYSFIIVLIIIACIMLMLVVLIQNPKGGGLSSSFGGISNQILGVKRTTDFLERATWTLIVAVGLLSLSTLFFVGTPSSTPTGPKSELENIDLGSGAAVPNLPPAPAATPDTSAQGQ, from the coding sequence ATGTATTCCTTCATCATCGTATTGATCATCATTGCCTGCATCATGTTGATGTTGGTTGTTTTGATTCAAAATCCTAAAGGCGGCGGGCTAAGTTCATCATTCGGGGGCATTTCCAATCAGATTCTGGGTGTAAAACGAACCACAGATTTCCTGGAACGGGCAACGTGGACCCTGATAGTTGCGGTCGGATTGCTTAGTTTATCAACCCTTTTTTTTGTTGGAACTCCTTCATCAACGCCAACAGGCCCTAAATCAGAATTGGAAAATATTGATCTCGGCAGCGGAGCCGCGGTTCCAAATCTTCCTCCTGCACCTGCCGCTACACCTGATACTTCAGCGCAAGGACAATAA
- a CDS encoding NAD(P) transhydrogenase subunit alpha: MEQLLGFLFENREMVFIIILSVFLGIEIISHVPTVLHTPLMSGANAIHGVVIIGAIIVMGNAEADNYLALILGFLAVILGTLNVVGGFVVTDRMLEMFKKKK, from the coding sequence ATGGAGCAATTACTTGGATTCTTATTTGAAAACCGCGAAATGGTTTTCATCATCATCTTATCCGTCTTTTTAGGTATTGAAATAATATCTCACGTTCCCACTGTTTTGCACACACCGCTAATGTCGGGTGCCAATGCAATTCATGGCGTGGTGATCATTGGTGCTATCATCGTAATGGGCAATGCTGAAGCGGATAATTACCTGGCGCTTATATTGGGCTTTCTCGCTGTGATATTGGGAACATTGAATGTGGTTGGAGGATTCGTGGTAACGGACAGAATGCTGGAAATGTTTAAAAAGAAAAAGTAA
- a CDS encoding GDYXXLXY domain-containing protein: MTKINSLYLLLAVALVQLYVPAKMVVDNETIVRNGTVHKFKTAPIDPSDPFRGRYILLNFEASSVNVINPDEWDNNEEVFLQLTHDESGFSEIAGVSKTLPDGISDFVKAKVSYVTYDSIPKIMIDYPFARFYMEESKAPKAEEIVFKAAIDTNSITYAIVYIKNGTAVVTDVMVNNHSLKELATGADEK; encoded by the coding sequence ATGACTAAAATCAATTCCCTGTATTTGTTACTTGCTGTTGCATTAGTCCAATTATATGTTCCTGCAAAGATGGTCGTGGATAATGAAACAATTGTCCGCAATGGAACAGTACATAAATTTAAAACTGCTCCCATTGATCCGTCCGACCCGTTCAGAGGACGTTACATCCTTTTAAATTTTGAAGCGTCGAGCGTAAATGTCATCAACCCGGATGAATGGGACAATAACGAAGAGGTATTTTTACAACTCACACATGATGAATCGGGATTCAGTGAGATTGCAGGTGTATCAAAAACGTTGCCCGATGGGATATCCGATTTTGTAAAAGCTAAGGTTAGTTATGTAACTTATGACTCGATTCCAAAAATTATGATTGACTATCCTTTTGCCAGGTTTTATATGGAAGAATCGAAAGCACCTAAAGCAGAGGAAATTGTTTTTAAAGCAGCAATAGATACAAACAGCATTACCTATGCAATAGTGTATATTAAAAATGGAACTGCTGTAGTTACAGATGTAATGGTTAACAATCACTCGCTGAAAGAACTTGCCACCGGGGCTGATGAAAAATAA
- a CDS encoding DUF2157 domain-containing protein, translated as MNNKLQKSLGELVDAGVIPAETAQRIQAYYQSRKSSSANIITIVFSIIGAALVGLGIILVIAHNWDHLSRGIKTTIAFLPLISGQLACAYTLLRKKDQPAWSEGSATFLFLAIGASISMVSQIYNIEGTLSGFLFTWMLLGLPLVYVMKSSMASLLYISGITYYAVESGYFQYSDNNSYWYWLLLLLIIPHIFLLLKNKPGSNFTIINNWIISASLIISLGTIANDAEQLLFPAYMSLFAFFYLTGDIFFSQERKLFTNPYKLIGSTATICLMMVFSFHWFWDDLNNDDWQHEIWQTPEFIATLLLSLAAGVLLLLSYLKKRDGDINPVEFTFLIFLFTYFFVSPSSSLFAMIIMNLLILYCGIYWIRSGAKQDHFGILNYGLMIILILTCCRFFDDYLSFIIRGFLFVGAGLLFFAANYSQLRKRKNQFKTDSHD; from the coding sequence ATGAATAACAAATTACAGAAATCCCTTGGTGAACTGGTTGATGCCGGTGTGATTCCGGCCGAAACCGCACAGCGTATTCAGGCTTATTATCAATCGCGGAAAAGCAGTTCTGCTAACATTATTACAATTGTTTTCAGCATTATAGGAGCAGCGCTGGTTGGACTGGGCATTATTTTAGTGATCGCGCACAACTGGGATCATCTGAGCAGAGGTATTAAAACAACTATTGCCTTTCTTCCTCTTATATCAGGACAGCTTGCATGCGCTTACACATTGCTGAGAAAAAAAGATCAGCCCGCCTGGAGCGAAGGCAGTGCCACTTTTCTTTTCCTTGCAATTGGTGCTTCTATTTCAATGGTGAGCCAGATTTATAATATAGAGGGAACCCTGAGCGGCTTTTTATTTACCTGGATGTTACTTGGTTTACCATTAGTATATGTCATGAAGTCTTCTATGGCATCGTTGTTATATATATCAGGTATCACCTATTATGCAGTTGAAAGCGGATATTTTCAATATTCAGATAATAATTCCTATTGGTATTGGCTATTATTATTGTTGATCATACCGCATATTTTTCTGTTGCTGAAAAATAAACCCGGAAGCAATTTTACAATAATTAACAACTGGATCATTTCAGCGAGCCTGATTATTTCGCTGGGAACAATCGCGAATGATGCAGAACAATTGCTGTTTCCAGCCTATATGAGTTTATTCGCGTTTTTTTATCTGACCGGTGATATTTTCTTCTCGCAGGAAAGAAAGCTTTTTACCAATCCGTATAAATTAATCGGATCCACTGCAACCATATGCCTGATGATGGTATTCAGCTTTCATTGGTTCTGGGACGATCTAAACAACGATGATTGGCAGCATGAAATCTGGCAGACACCGGAATTTATTGCGACCCTGCTATTATCGTTGGCTGCCGGAGTTTTACTATTGCTTTCTTACTTGAAAAAACGGGACGGTGATATTAATCCGGTTGAGTTTACCTTCCTGATTTTTTTGTTCACCTACTTTTTTGTCAGCCCTTCTTCATCTCTTTTCGCTATGATCATCATGAACCTGTTGATTCTTTACTGTGGTATCTATTGGATAAGATCAGGAGCTAAACAGGATCATTTCGGCATACTTAACTATGGCCTGATGATTATTTTAATCCTCACATGCTGCAGGTTTTTTGATGATTATCTGAGTTTTATAATAAGAGGATTTTTGTTTGTAGGCGCAGGTCTGCTTTTTTTCGCTGCCAATTACTCTCAGCTTCGTAAAAGGAAAAATCAATTTAAGACCGACAGCCATGACTAA
- a CDS encoding PKD domain-containing protein, with product MKLFYPSLYTLCVITTLSCFWLSTAEAQSFCYPSGNVIIYSNYDGGYLNIDVDQDIPDLKIGITTYEKCAITISGLYAGNVTEVIYAGFNGDNDHCNPTLPTTSISGVPASNTSILLYPPVTWPNSNGYYYVICNYSCDSATSQGGCNTPDQVVHYYLTQFGGSLYYHYTQYGCWSGTHHVSDGGNCCIGASILDPQFSISASFSVPNDTMCAKVALPFSNTSFNTFPGATTYSWNFGDGTPLSSVENPTHIYGVEGNYTVTLIATNEAGTMSDTTEMSLVLVNCFTGIAPVNSTVSVHLSPNPATDKFCFMFSEKTMDGYDLKLFDPLGNLVLNHRLPPGIQEWCIDNAIEGITPGIYLAAIRMNGENCILKVILQE from the coding sequence ATGAAATTGTTTTACCCGTCACTTTACACTCTTTGTGTTATTACTACTTTATCATGCTTTTGGCTAAGCACTGCTGAGGCGCAATCTTTTTGTTACCCGTCAGGCAATGTCATCATTTATTCGAATTATGATGGAGGATATCTGAATATTGATGTTGATCAGGATATTCCTGATCTGAAGATTGGCATTACGACCTATGAGAAATGTGCAATAACTATCAGTGGTCTTTATGCAGGCAATGTAACGGAAGTAATTTATGCCGGATTCAATGGCGACAATGATCATTGTAATCCAACCCTGCCTACCACCAGCATCAGTGGTGTGCCGGCTTCCAATACCAGCATTCTGCTGTATCCTCCGGTAACATGGCCCAATTCAAACGGGTACTACTATGTAATCTGTAATTATTCCTGTGATTCCGCTACCAGTCAGGGTGGCTGCAATACACCTGACCAGGTTGTGCACTATTATCTCACACAATTCGGTGGTTCTTTGTATTACCACTATACTCAGTATGGATGCTGGAGTGGAACGCATCATGTTTCCGATGGTGGCAATTGTTGTATCGGCGCCTCCATCCTTGATCCGCAATTTTCGATCAGCGCTTCATTCAGTGTGCCAAATGACACTATGTGCGCGAAGGTCGCCTTACCATTCTCTAATACTTCCTTTAACACATTCCCGGGAGCAACTACCTATAGCTGGAATTTCGGTGATGGCACACCTTTAAGCAGTGTTGAAAACCCAACACACATTTATGGTGTAGAAGGAAATTATACTGTAACACTGATTGCCACTAATGAAGCAGGAACAATGAGTGATACCACAGAAATGTCACTGGTGCTCGTGAACTGTTTTACGGGCATAGCACCTGTAAATTCTACTGTGAGTGTCCACCTTTCACCCAACCCTGCAACTGATAAGTTCTGTTTTATGTTTTCAGAAAAAACAATGGACGGTTACGATCTGAAATTATTCGATCCTCTGGGGAATCTGGTTCTTAATCACAGACTTCCTCCTGGAATTCAGGAATGGTGCATAGACAATGCTATCGAAGGAATTACCCCCGGCATCTACCTCGCCGCAATAAGGATGAACGGCGAAAACTGTATTCTTAAAGTAATATTACAGGAATAG
- a CDS encoding Re/Si-specific NAD(P)(+) transhydrogenase subunit alpha — MIIGILKEPTDEKRVVALPEIAGQLVKMNFEVQIETGAGISAFASDTTYQEVGAKSTSRDEIISKADLILCINRPSDVELGKMKEGAMLLAVFQPLINKDLVLQLLEKGITSFSMDMVPRTSRAQTMDILSSQATVAGYKAVLTAAMYLPKFFPMFMTAAGSITPAKVLVLGAGVAGLQAIATSRRLGAVVEAFDTRSAVKEEVKSLGAKFIEVEGAAESAAAGGYAVEQSKEFLDKQKQKIFESAAKADVIICTAQIPGRKAPVLIPKSTVDAMKSGAVIIDLAASTGGNCELCKNNETVRSDNGVTIIGDSNLPATMPSDASKMFGKNVMNFLKLILKDGQINLNFEDDIVKGTCITHQKEIISTRVQEAMK, encoded by the coding sequence ATGATTATAGGAATTCTGAAAGAACCAACAGATGAGAAACGTGTTGTTGCCCTTCCCGAAATTGCCGGTCAACTGGTAAAAATGAATTTTGAAGTGCAAATAGAAACCGGAGCAGGCATCTCCGCTTTTGCTTCTGATACCACCTATCAGGAGGTCGGAGCAAAATCAACAAGCCGCGATGAAATTATTTCGAAAGCTGATCTGATATTATGTATCAATCGTCCTTCAGATGTGGAGCTAGGTAAAATGAAAGAAGGGGCAATGCTGCTCGCCGTTTTTCAACCATTGATCAACAAGGATCTGGTATTGCAACTGCTGGAAAAAGGAATTACCTCTTTCAGTATGGACATGGTGCCGCGCACTTCCCGCGCGCAAACAATGGATATACTTTCTTCTCAGGCAACTGTTGCAGGTTACAAAGCTGTGCTTACAGCCGCCATGTATCTGCCTAAATTTTTCCCTATGTTCATGACAGCAGCGGGAAGTATCACTCCTGCTAAAGTGCTGGTATTAGGCGCAGGTGTTGCCGGCCTGCAAGCCATTGCTACATCGCGCAGATTAGGTGCAGTAGTGGAAGCATTCGACACACGCAGCGCTGTTAAGGAAGAAGTAAAAAGTCTGGGTGCAAAGTTTATAGAAGTGGAAGGAGCTGCTGAATCTGCTGCGGCCGGTGGATATGCAGTAGAGCAATCAAAAGAATTCCTGGACAAGCAAAAACAAAAAATATTTGAATCCGCCGCCAAAGCTGATGTAATCATCTGCACTGCACAAATTCCCGGCAGGAAAGCACCGGTGCTGATTCCGAAAAGTACGGTGGATGCAATGAAGTCAGGGGCGGTAATTATAGATCTTGCGGCGTCAACGGGTGGTAACTGCGAGTTATGTAAAAACAATGAAACAGTGAGAAGCGATAATGGAGTTACGATCATCGGCGATTCAAACCTTCCCGCAACCATGCCGTCTGATGCCAGCAAAATGTTTGGCAAAAATGTAATGAATTTCCTGAAACTGATTTTGAAAGACGGTCAAATCAATCTCAACTTTGAAGATGATATTGTTAAAGGAACTTGCATCACACACCAAAAGGAAATTATTAGTACGAGAGTGCAAGAAGCGATGAAGTGA
- the coaD gene encoding pantetheine-phosphate adenylyltransferase, protein MKKIAVFPGSFDPVTIGHIDIINRGLPLFDKMIIGIGINSQKKYLFPLEKRIAWLQKIFEFEPKIVVQSYAGLTVSFCELNQAHYILRGIRSSGDFEFERAVSQTNRVLSRNIETIFILANPSLASVSSSIVRDVIVNGGDPSPFIPEEIENLVQT, encoded by the coding sequence ATGAAAAAAATTGCAGTTTTTCCCGGTTCATTTGATCCGGTTACCATTGGACATATTGATATCATTAATCGCGGTCTTCCCCTTTTTGATAAAATGATTATTGGTATCGGCATTAATTCTCAAAAAAAATATCTGTTTCCACTGGAAAAAAGAATTGCCTGGCTTCAGAAGATCTTTGAATTTGAGCCGAAAATTGTAGTACAAAGCTATGCCGGTCTCACGGTAAGTTTTTGTGAGTTGAACCAGGCGCATTATATTTTGCGTGGCATACGCAGTTCCGGTGATTTTGAGTTTGAACGTGCCGTTTCTCAAACCAACCGCGTACTCAGCCGGAATATTGAAACCATCTTCATTTTAGCGAATCCTTCTCTGGCTTCCGTTTCTTCTTCCATTGTGCGCGATGTTATCGTTAATGGTGGTGACCCGTCTCCTTTCATACCTGAAGAAATTGAAAACCTGGTGCAGACCTGA
- a CDS encoding RsmD family RNA methyltransferase, with the protein MRVISGTLGGRKFYPPNNLPTRPTTDFAKTGLFNILNNYFDFTTVSFLDLFSGTGSLSYEFASRGAPRIVSIDQDRGAVAFIKKMIEEWNIKTIDLQKNDVFKFLSYNKEQFDIIFAGPPYPLQNIDDLPGKVLGKNILKKGGWFILETDPRHKYAHFPELMQVRNYGQTHFHIFSPAHAIGIADNNQSIKV; encoded by the coding sequence ATGAGAGTTATCAGCGGAACTCTGGGTGGCAGAAAATTCTATCCTCCCAATAACCTTCCTACGCGACCCACTACCGACTTTGCAAAGACCGGATTATTTAACATCCTGAATAATTACTTCGATTTCACTACAGTCAGCTTTCTCGATCTCTTCAGCGGCACTGGAAGTCTGAGTTATGAATTTGCTTCCAGAGGCGCTCCGCGAATTGTTTCCATCGACCAGGATCGTGGTGCCGTTGCATTTATAAAAAAAATGATAGAAGAATGGAATATCAAAACAATTGACCTGCAAAAAAACGATGTGTTCAAATTTCTATCCTATAACAAAGAACAGTTTGATATCATCTTTGCCGGTCCTCCTTATCCATTGCAAAACATTGATGACCTTCCGGGAAAAGTGCTTGGAAAAAACATCCTGAAGAAAGGTGGCTGGTTCATCCTTGAAACAGATCCCAGGCATAAGTATGCGCATTTTCCTGAATTAATGCAGGTTCGAAACTATGGGCAGACTCATTTTCACATTTTCTCACCTGCGCATGCTATTGGCATTGCTGACAATAATCAAAGTATCAAGGTATAG
- a CDS encoding polyprenyl synthetase family protein, which produces MKSINELQDLFNHELAAQSFSGEPEELYKPFGYMMSLGGKRIRPVMLLHACEMFGTDASQAMQQALAIELFHNFTLIHDDIMDNAPLRRGLPSVHEKFGNTVAILSGDAMLVTAYKYLLHTNPQKLPTLLNLFNEAAIKVCEGQQLDMNFERLQELKVSDYLNMIELKTASLIAASLKMGAIVGGASAEDAEHLYNFGKQLGISFQLKDDWLDSFGSTEKTGKQPGGDILQNKKTFLLIEAMNSADEKVKQELQDWYSVAHFNPAEKIDAVLKLFEKIGISELAQKETAKHYQQALSYLDQVSVHETNKSSLRKLSENLLHRDK; this is translated from the coding sequence ATGAAAAGCATTAATGAATTGCAGGATTTATTTAACCACGAGCTGGCTGCGCAATCTTTCAGCGGCGAGCCGGAGGAACTTTATAAGCCCTTCGGCTATATGATGAGTCTTGGCGGCAAGCGCATACGTCCGGTTATGCTGTTGCATGCATGCGAAATGTTTGGAACCGATGCGAGTCAAGCCATGCAACAGGCGCTCGCAATTGAATTGTTCCACAATTTCACCCTCATACATGATGATATCATGGACAATGCACCGTTGCGCAGGGGATTGCCAAGTGTGCATGAGAAATTTGGCAATACTGTTGCCATATTATCCGGTGATGCCATGCTGGTGACGGCGTATAAATATTTGTTGCACACAAATCCCCAAAAGCTACCCACGCTCTTAAATTTGTTTAATGAAGCAGCCATCAAAGTTTGTGAAGGTCAGCAGTTAGATATGAATTTCGAAAGGCTGCAAGAGCTAAAAGTTTCCGATTATCTGAATATGATTGAATTGAAGACTGCTTCGTTAATAGCAGCTTCTTTGAAAATGGGTGCCATAGTAGGTGGTGCATCTGCTGAAGATGCAGAACATCTCTATAATTTTGGAAAGCAGCTTGGCATTTCCTTTCAACTAAAAGACGATTGGCTCGATAGTTTTGGCAGTACTGAAAAAACAGGCAAGCAGCCTGGCGGCGACATTCTTCAAAATAAGAAAACGTTCCTTTTAATTGAAGCGATGAATAGCGCAGATGAAAAAGTTAAACAGGAATTGCAAGACTGGTATAGTGTGGCACATTTTAATCCTGCAGAGAAAATTGATGCAGTTTTAAAACTATTCGAGAAGATAGGGATCAGTGAATTGGCGCAGAAAGAAACAGCAAAACATTATCAACAGGCATTGTCATATCTTGATCAGGTATCTGTTCACGAGACGAATAAAAGCAGCTTACGGAAATTATCAGAAAACTTATTGCACAGAGATAAATAG
- a CDS encoding NAD(P)(+) transhydrogenase (Re/Si-specific) subunit beta, which produces MENIILWITYLIGSITFILGLKMLGKPESARRGNLVAAAGMTLAIFGTIFLYHNDEGAGLHNYIWIFGGIIIGSVVGTLAAKRVKMTAMPQMVSLFNGMGGACAAIISIVEYQHHHFAGGEWNIVAVTLTGLLIGGVSFAGSMMAFGKLNGNIKDTIFPGQSFVNMALLAATLGVGIYLTAIGEQNMMILALLIVMCLIFGILFVMPIGGADMPVVISLLNSFTGVAAACTGFIYGNQVMLTGGILVGSAGTILTILMCNAMNRSLLNVIIGNFGGAAAKSIGADGKERGNIKEISLSDTAVLLSYSKKVLIVPGYGLAVAQAQHTVHELEKLLEEKGVEVKYAIHPVAGRMPGHMNVLLAEADVPYDKLLEMEDANSEFNTTDVVIVIGANDVVNPAAKNDVSSPIYGMPILEVENAANVIVMKRSMNAGYAGIENELFYAPKTRMLFGDAKASLQKLVTEVKAN; this is translated from the coding sequence ATGGAAAACATTATTCTTTGGATAACTTACCTTATCGGTTCAATAACATTTATTCTTGGATTGAAAATGCTGGGCAAACCTGAATCAGCCCGTCGCGGCAATCTTGTAGCCGCAGCGGGAATGACGTTGGCCATTTTTGGAACAATCTTTTTATACCATAACGATGAAGGCGCCGGACTTCATAACTACATCTGGATATTTGGCGGCATTATCATCGGTTCAGTTGTTGGAACACTTGCTGCAAAGCGTGTTAAAATGACGGCGATGCCACAAATGGTTTCCTTATTTAATGGAATGGGAGGCGCCTGCGCAGCAATCATCTCTATCGTCGAATATCAACACCATCATTTTGCAGGTGGTGAATGGAATATCGTAGCCGTTACACTTACGGGATTATTGATTGGTGGAGTATCCTTTGCAGGAAGCATGATGGCTTTTGGAAAACTGAATGGAAATATCAAAGACACTATTTTCCCCGGACAATCTTTTGTGAACATGGCATTGTTGGCGGCAACTCTTGGTGTTGGCATCTACCTTACTGCGATTGGTGAACAAAACATGATGATATTGGCCCTGCTTATTGTAATGTGTTTGATTTTCGGAATTCTGTTTGTAATGCCTATTGGCGGTGCTGATATGCCGGTAGTGATTTCATTGCTTAATTCATTTACCGGCGTTGCCGCAGCCTGCACAGGTTTTATTTATGGCAACCAGGTAATGTTAACCGGTGGTATTTTGGTTGGATCGGCGGGCACAATACTCACCATCCTGATGTGCAATGCCATGAACCGTTCTTTATTGAATGTGATCATCGGCAATTTTGGAGGCGCTGCCGCAAAATCAATTGGAGCAGATGGAAAAGAAAGAGGCAACATAAAAGAAATTTCCCTCTCCGATACCGCCGTCTTATTAAGCTATTCAAAAAAGGTACTCATCGTTCCGGGTTATGGTCTTGCGGTGGCACAGGCGCAACATACCGTTCATGAACTTGAAAAATTACTGGAAGAAAAAGGTGTGGAAGTGAAATATGCCATTCATCCGGTTGCAGGCCGCATGCCGGGCCATATGAATGTGTTGCTTGCTGAAGCAGATGTGCCTTACGATAAATTATTAGAGATGGAGGATGCCAATTCCGAATTTAACACAACAGATGTTGTAATTGTGATTGGTGCAAATGATGTTGTAAATCCTGCCGCAAAAAATGATGTATCCTCTCCTATTTATGGAATGCCGATACTGGAAGTTGAAAATGCTGCCAATGTAATTGTGATGAAAAGAAGCATGAATGCAGGATACGCAGGTATTGAAAATGAACTCTTCTATGCACCCAAAACACGCATGTTGTTTGGCGATGCAAAAGCATCATTGCAGAAACTGGTTACTGAAGTAAAAGCAAACTGA